Proteins from a genomic interval of Anatilimnocola floriformis:
- a CDS encoding cytochrome c: MTKLVPLGLLLAILCGCNSAPPPTPAAPAPPVAPAAVTPAPAKIEKLTAKHLPNPVRVHEKVISGGLPEGDAAFAELKELGIKTVISVDGAKPDVTLAEKYGMRYVHLPHSYDGVPEKTAQELAKAVRDLPGPIYIHCHHGKHRSPAASAVACVGAGMITHDDAAALLKVAGTSEAYRGLFQSAESAQALDKALLDNLQAEFPATAKIPAMAQHMIEVEHVHDRLKAIEKAGWKTPADMPALVPEHEALLLREAFTELLRTKEVMEKPAKFQELTKEAEALCLQLEELLKKNPDAADASKLFTAVSNNCKACHTAFRDIPLKEKGIK, encoded by the coding sequence GTGACAAAGCTCGTTCCCCTTGGCTTACTCTTGGCGATTCTCTGCGGCTGCAATTCGGCGCCGCCGCCAACTCCTGCCGCTCCTGCGCCGCCGGTTGCGCCTGCTGCAGTCACTCCTGCGCCAGCCAAGATCGAAAAGCTCACGGCCAAGCATCTGCCCAATCCGGTGCGGGTGCATGAGAAGGTGATCTCGGGCGGATTGCCCGAAGGGGACGCGGCGTTTGCCGAATTGAAAGAGCTGGGCATCAAAACAGTGATCAGCGTCGATGGTGCCAAGCCCGATGTGACGCTGGCCGAAAAATATGGCATGCGGTATGTCCATCTGCCGCACAGTTACGACGGCGTGCCGGAGAAAACAGCGCAGGAGCTGGCGAAAGCGGTTCGGGATCTTCCTGGTCCGATCTACATACATTGCCATCACGGCAAACATCGCAGCCCAGCCGCCTCGGCCGTCGCCTGCGTTGGCGCGGGGATGATCACTCATGACGATGCTGCCGCGCTCTTGAAAGTCGCCGGCACCAGCGAAGCCTATCGCGGCTTGTTTCAATCGGCCGAGAGTGCGCAAGCGCTCGATAAAGCGTTGCTCGACAATCTACAAGCCGAGTTCCCCGCCACGGCGAAGATCCCGGCGATGGCGCAGCACATGATCGAGGTTGAGCATGTTCATGATCGCCTGAAAGCCATCGAAAAAGCCGGCTGGAAAACTCCTGCCGACATGCCTGCACTGGTCCCCGAGCATGAAGCGCTGCTCCTCCGTGAAGCATTCACCGAATTGCTCCGCACCAAGGAAGTCATGGAGAAACCAGCGAAGTTTCAAGAGCTGACCAAGGAAGCAGAAGCTCTCTGCCTGCAACTCGAAGAGCTGCTGAAGAAAAACCCGGACGCGGCGGATGCTTCCAAACTATTCACCGCCGTGAGCAACAACTGCAAAGCTTGTCACACCGCATTTCGCGATATTCCGCTGAAAGAAAAGGGAATCAAATGA
- a CDS encoding efflux transporter outer membrane subunit, translating into MKNGFKVGPNYQTPGAPVESLWIDDKNKQLASYQEPYWDWWRVFQDPYLEMLIQDAHRQNLTLRQAGFRIEEARARRAVQFGNLFPQQQSLYGSYSRRQISKETGITAGGGGGLPGAKRAFDVYTAGGQFAWELDFWGRFRRAVIQADAQLDSTVEDYDDVLVILLGDVAQAYVDIRVTQQRIRFAEANVRSQTVTYDKEVIRANGGLSSPLDVAQARTNLAQTEANVPQLKTDLRRAQNRLCILMGMPPADLDQMLGSELSIPGAPAKVAVGIPADLIRRRPDVRRAERLAAAQSERIGITEAAMYPAFTINGNLFVQANQLNNLFVPTATAGNVGPSFNWNLLNYGRIWNTTNAEEALFLQLVTAYQVEVLNAQRESEDAITGFLNAEEQSRILRIGVDNAVIARDLTARLYLEGRERYDRLFIAELFLTQQQDSLALAEGAVAANLVDLFRSLGGGWQIRLNGADGVNTQPMMDIPRDQLAPMPQRLRPVEVIPENLPRGNAAPGGPMPAGPMPGNAPGNVPMPPPN; encoded by the coding sequence GTGAAGAACGGCTTCAAGGTCGGCCCGAACTACCAGACGCCCGGCGCGCCGGTAGAGTCGTTGTGGATCGACGACAAGAACAAACAGCTGGCCAGTTACCAGGAACCCTATTGGGATTGGTGGCGGGTCTTTCAAGATCCGTACCTGGAGATGCTGATTCAGGATGCCCACCGGCAGAACCTGACGCTCCGCCAGGCCGGCTTCCGCATTGAAGAAGCTCGCGCTCGGCGGGCCGTTCAATTCGGCAACCTGTTCCCGCAGCAACAATCGCTGTACGGCTCTTACAGCCGCCGTCAGATCAGTAAAGAAACCGGCATTACGGCGGGTGGTGGTGGCGGTTTGCCAGGCGCCAAGCGGGCCTTCGACGTGTACACCGCGGGTGGCCAGTTTGCCTGGGAACTCGACTTCTGGGGCCGGTTCCGCCGCGCGGTCATTCAAGCCGATGCGCAGCTTGATTCGACCGTCGAAGACTACGACGATGTGCTCGTGATCCTCCTCGGCGATGTGGCGCAAGCCTATGTCGACATCCGTGTCACACAGCAGCGCATTCGTTTTGCCGAAGCCAACGTCCGTTCGCAGACCGTCACCTACGACAAGGAAGTGATCCGTGCCAACGGCGGTTTGAGCAGCCCGCTCGACGTCGCTCAAGCCCGTACCAACCTCGCCCAAACCGAAGCCAATGTTCCGCAGCTGAAGACCGATCTCCGCCGCGCTCAAAACCGCCTCTGCATTTTGATGGGTATGCCGCCAGCGGATCTCGATCAGATGCTCGGCAGTGAACTGTCGATTCCCGGAGCGCCGGCGAAAGTCGCGGTCGGTATTCCCGCCGATCTCATTCGCCGCCGTCCCGATGTCCGTCGTGCCGAACGCCTGGCCGCGGCTCAGAGCGAACGCATCGGTATCACCGAAGCGGCCATGTACCCGGCCTTCACGATCAACGGCAACTTGTTCGTGCAAGCCAATCAGCTCAACAACCTGTTCGTCCCCACGGCGACCGCAGGCAACGTCGGCCCGTCGTTCAACTGGAACCTGCTCAACTACGGCCGGATCTGGAACACGACCAACGCCGAAGAAGCCCTGTTCCTGCAACTCGTCACCGCTTATCAGGTGGAAGTGCTCAACGCTCAGCGTGAATCGGAAGATGCGATCACCGGGTTCTTGAACGCCGAAGAGCAGAGCCGCATTCTGCGAATCGGTGTCGACAATGCCGTCATCGCCCGCGACCTCACCGCTCGGTTGTACCTGGAAGGCCGCGAACGTTACGACCGGTTGTTCATCGCTGAATTGTTCCTCACGCAGCAACAAGATTCGCTCGCGCTGGCCGAAGGGGCCGTCGCCGCGAACCTGGTCGACCTCTTCCGCTCGCTCGGTGGCGGTTGGCAAATTCGGCTCAACGGCGCCGACGGCGTGAACACGCAGCCAATGATGGACATTCCGCGAGACCAACTGGCCCCGATGCCGCAACGCTTGCGACCCGTGGAAGTGATTCCGGAAAACCTGCCGCGGGGCAACGCCGCCCCAGGTGGACCAATGCCCGCTGGCCCGATGCCCGGCAATGCACCCGGCAACGTGCCAATGCCGCCGCCGAACTAG
- a CDS encoding DUF1552 domain-containing protein, whose product MNSKPQISRRSLLRASGALLALPFFETLFPTRIAQGAAVAKPPQRLGIFTVTGGTVVESWKPAAAGTIEKLPSILRPLEFAKDQINIVSGLCHAGRSENLNAHEHCSLTHLTGASSVKKEGGKLYAGISVDQAAAAVIGKDTLLPSLEIGLNGGEKNYSFRSRESVVPYEGNPRLIFDRMFRGRTPVAPNWQRRAEASATKAPEKPSSDSLDRSVLDLVLSQANDLRRVLGKGDQQKLDQYLESVHSVEKRIAATEERQRQDLLDLASPSKSKLVLPESLPKHGTPIWEITRPTEQDPSRHADYIRLIADMLVLGFQTDTTRVATVAAGSDESMFPGVVTVGYERHCHTLEHQGNAGRPEDADPIAREALRQIHAWYTMLFAETVQKLANIDEGGSTLLDNCALLYTSYMADGGHGRDDYPVVIAGRAGGKLATGRHLAFEKKAPMANLYVELLNLLGVPTTTFGDSHTSRFAGSLDGRLPGFV is encoded by the coding sequence ATGAATTCCAAACCTCAAATTTCCCGCCGCAGTCTGCTTCGCGCGAGTGGCGCCCTGTTGGCCCTGCCGTTTTTCGAGACGCTGTTTCCCACGCGGATCGCGCAAGGAGCTGCCGTCGCCAAACCGCCGCAGCGGCTGGGAATTTTTACGGTCACCGGCGGCACGGTGGTGGAGTCGTGGAAGCCGGCGGCAGCGGGGACGATTGAAAAACTGCCGTCGATTCTCAGGCCGCTCGAATTTGCCAAGGATCAGATCAATATCGTCAGCGGCCTCTGCCATGCCGGGCGCTCAGAAAACCTGAACGCTCACGAGCATTGCTCGCTCACCCACCTGACTGGCGCGAGCAGCGTGAAGAAGGAAGGTGGCAAACTGTACGCTGGCATTTCCGTCGATCAAGCGGCAGCGGCGGTGATCGGCAAGGATACGCTTCTGCCGTCGCTCGAGATCGGTCTCAACGGTGGTGAGAAGAACTACTCGTTCCGCTCGCGCGAGTCGGTGGTTCCCTACGAAGGAAATCCGCGACTCATTTTCGATCGGATGTTCCGCGGCCGCACGCCGGTTGCGCCCAACTGGCAACGGCGGGCTGAGGCGAGCGCGACGAAAGCGCCCGAGAAGCCGAGCAGCGATTCGCTCGACCGCAGCGTGCTCGATCTGGTGCTCTCGCAAGCGAACGATTTGCGTCGCGTCCTCGGCAAGGGAGATCAGCAGAAGCTCGATCAGTATCTCGAGTCGGTTCACTCCGTGGAAAAGCGAATCGCCGCAACAGAAGAACGGCAGCGGCAGGACTTGCTCGATCTGGCGAGTCCCAGCAAGTCGAAATTGGTGCTGCCCGAATCGTTGCCGAAGCACGGCACTCCGATTTGGGAGATCACGCGGCCGACGGAACAAGATCCGTCGCGGCATGCCGATTACATTCGGTTGATTGCCGACATGCTGGTGCTTGGTTTTCAAACCGATACGACGCGCGTGGCGACCGTCGCGGCTGGCAGCGACGAAAGCATGTTCCCCGGCGTGGTGACGGTCGGTTACGAACGTCACTGCCATACGCTCGAGCATCAAGGCAACGCAGGCCGGCCTGAAGATGCCGACCCGATCGCTCGCGAGGCTCTGCGGCAGATTCATGCCTGGTACACGATGCTCTTTGCCGAGACGGTGCAGAAGCTGGCGAACATCGATGAAGGGGGCAGCACGCTGCTTGATAACTGTGCGCTCCTTTACACCTCGTACATGGCCGACGGCGGGCACGGGCGCGACGATTATCCGGTGGTGATCGCGGGCCGGGCTGGCGGCAAGCTGGCGACTGGGCGGCATTTGGCCTTTGAGAAGAAGGCGCCGATGGCGAATCTGTATGTCGAGCTATTGAATTTGCTCGGCGTGCCGACGACGACGTTTGGGGATAGCCATACGTCGCGGTTTGCGGGTTCGCTCGATGGGCGGCTGCCGGGGTTTGTTTAA
- a CDS encoding DUF1592 domain-containing protein, with protein sequence MSFRIVCFPISVLCLAVCAACSFASAAEPVFTTDIQPIVRSRCVKCHGPDEKSANVNFATITDDKSAARQRKLWRKVVAQLEAGAMPPVDEPQLTAAEKEKLLAWMKRAIETVDCNDPANQDPGPALVRRLTLSEYNRTVRDLLGVEFDAASVGIANDVSEGNSFGNLAAALDMPPALLEKYFAAADQLLDRLYGVELSSSVDGRIIDQARVSREQLFSLKPGTWRKSDYEVAPPMGSEPRDAARALITPLVRRAYRGQQTPADVDRLLAIFDRATTQQKSYGESVRVMLKAVLVSPKFLFRIEQDDATAKGIVRVSDVQLATRLSYFLWSSMPDDELLGLAESGELSKPEVQEQQVRRMLADKRARSLTDNFAVHWLQIHKLPVARPSTEFFPEFNSNIRQAMFDETTTFFDTLRRDDRSLLELLNADYTFANEELAKYYGLAEVKGKELQRVQLPAGDPRGGLLGMGSILAVTSHTSRTSPTMRGKWILEVIFGTPPPPPPANVSQIKEETDKRKKDVQTFREKLAQHAHDTACAACHQKMDPLGFALDNFNAVGRWRDKVGDQPIDVSGELPTGEKLNGAADLKKVILARQDDFVRNLSEQLLTYALGRELEDFDDCPVRQITAQLKVDQHRFLSLVLQIVKSYPFQHRRAAN encoded by the coding sequence GTGTCGTTCCGCATCGTGTGCTTCCCTATCTCCGTCCTCTGTCTGGCCGTGTGCGCTGCCTGCTCGTTCGCCAGCGCCGCCGAACCGGTTTTCACGACCGACATTCAGCCGATCGTGCGCTCGCGCTGCGTGAAGTGTCACGGCCCAGATGAAAAATCGGCGAACGTCAACTTCGCCACGATCACCGACGACAAATCGGCAGCGCGGCAGCGGAAGCTGTGGCGGAAAGTGGTCGCGCAACTCGAAGCCGGCGCGATGCCCCCCGTCGACGAACCGCAGCTGACTGCAGCGGAAAAAGAGAAGTTGCTGGCCTGGATGAAGAGGGCAATCGAGACCGTCGATTGCAACGACCCCGCCAATCAAGATCCTGGTCCCGCGCTAGTGCGGCGGCTGACGCTCTCGGAATACAACCGCACGGTGCGTGATCTGCTCGGCGTAGAGTTTGACGCGGCATCGGTCGGCATTGCGAACGACGTGAGCGAAGGCAACAGCTTTGGCAATCTCGCCGCCGCGCTCGATATGCCGCCGGCGCTCTTGGAAAAGTACTTTGCCGCTGCCGATCAACTGCTTGATCGGTTGTACGGAGTGGAATTGAGCTCATCAGTCGATGGCAGGATCATCGATCAAGCCCGCGTGAGTCGCGAGCAACTCTTTTCGCTCAAGCCAGGAACCTGGCGGAAGAGTGATTACGAAGTCGCGCCGCCGATGGGGAGCGAGCCGCGCGACGCAGCCCGCGCGCTCATCACGCCGCTAGTTCGCCGCGCTTATCGTGGCCAACAAACCCCAGCCGATGTGGATCGCTTGCTGGCCATCTTCGATCGAGCCACAACGCAGCAAAAGAGCTACGGTGAATCCGTGCGCGTGATGCTGAAGGCCGTTCTCGTTTCGCCGAAGTTTTTGTTTCGGATCGAACAGGATGACGCGACCGCGAAGGGCATCGTGCGGGTGAGCGACGTACAACTGGCCACGCGGTTGTCCTATTTTCTCTGGTCGAGCATGCCGGATGACGAATTGCTGGGGCTGGCTGAGAGTGGTGAACTATCGAAGCCGGAAGTTCAAGAACAGCAAGTCCGGCGCATGCTCGCCGATAAACGAGCCCGGTCGCTGACCGACAACTTCGCGGTCCATTGGCTGCAGATTCATAAGCTGCCTGTCGCGCGACCAAGTACGGAGTTTTTTCCGGAGTTCAACAGCAACATCCGCCAGGCGATGTTCGACGAGACGACGACATTTTTCGATACGCTCCGCCGCGATGATCGCAGCCTGCTCGAACTGCTGAACGCCGACTACACATTTGCCAACGAAGAACTGGCGAAGTATTACGGTCTGGCCGAAGTAAAAGGGAAGGAGTTGCAGCGCGTGCAACTTCCTGCCGGCGATCCGCGCGGCGGCTTGCTCGGCATGGGGAGCATTCTCGCGGTGACTTCGCACACGTCGCGCACCAGCCCCACGATGCGCGGCAAATGGATTCTGGAAGTGATCTTCGGCACGCCGCCGCCACCACCGCCGGCGAACGTCAGTCAGATCAAGGAAGAGACCGACAAGCGTAAGAAAGATGTGCAAACCTTTCGCGAGAAACTCGCCCAACATGCGCACGACACAGCGTGCGCGGCTTGCCATCAAAAGATGGATCCGCTGGGCTTTGCGCTCGACAACTTCAACGCCGTCGGCCGTTGGCGCGACAAGGTTGGCGATCAGCCGATCGACGTCAGCGGCGAACTGCCGACCGGCGAGAAGTTGAACGGCGCCGCCGATCTGAAAAAAGTGATCCTCGCCCGCCAAGATGATTTCGTGCGGAACCTGAGCGAACAGTTGCTGACATACGCGCTCGGCAGGGAACTCGAGGATTTTGACGATTGCCCCGTTCGGCAAATCACCGCACAATTGAAGGTCGACCAGCACCGCTTTTTGTCGCTGGTGCTGCAGATCGTGAAGAGTTATCCGTTCCAACACCGGCGTGCCGCGAACTGA
- a CDS encoding sialidase family protein yields the protein MFVAVGHRGLRLSSVDGKEWTNLQTGKEGETYRAVCFGNGVFAAVGSYGGDNILAATTDGATWKTGKREAKYVQYLRGLGFGNGQFMGLGGDPGAVGISNPFLMTSTDGMTWSDAQPIGGKNMLRRICWGNDRYVAVGDRGRRAMTKDTKEWIDAEKVKAIDTLIDVTFGNGRFVGVGLHGLRMSSEDGVAWSERLVGEEGEHINSVVWTGERFVAVGQGATYLSPDGLAWERIPNKNAPLIAVFGEGQFLGSNWRGRILRSTDAVTWDEVFQAEQHIESVAFGLLKS from the coding sequence ATGTTTGTTGCTGTTGGTCATCGCGGTCTCCGCTTGTCTTCTGTTGATGGCAAGGAATGGACGAACCTGCAGACGGGCAAAGAAGGGGAAACCTATCGCGCGGTTTGTTTTGGAAATGGGGTGTTCGCTGCGGTCGGTTCGTATGGCGGCGACAACATTCTCGCGGCGACAACGGATGGTGCGACTTGGAAGACCGGCAAGCGCGAGGCGAAGTATGTGCAGTACTTGCGCGGCCTGGGTTTTGGCAACGGACAGTTCATGGGTTTGGGTGGCGATCCCGGCGCGGTGGGCATTTCCAATCCGTTTCTGATGACTTCGACCGACGGCATGACCTGGAGCGATGCGCAGCCGATCGGCGGCAAGAACATGCTGCGGCGGATTTGTTGGGGGAACGATCGCTACGTCGCCGTTGGCGATCGCGGCCGGCGGGCGATGACGAAAGACACGAAGGAATGGATCGACGCCGAAAAAGTGAAGGCCATCGATACGCTGATCGATGTCACGTTTGGGAACGGCCGATTTGTGGGCGTGGGTTTGCACGGCCTGCGGATGAGCAGCGAAGACGGCGTGGCGTGGTCGGAGCGCCTCGTCGGTGAAGAAGGGGAGCACATCAACTCGGTGGTTTGGACCGGCGAGCGGTTTGTCGCGGTCGGTCAGGGGGCGACGTATCTTTCGCCCGACGGCCTCGCGTGGGAACGGATTCCGAATAAGAACGCGCCGCTGATTGCGGTCTTCGGCGAGGGGCAATTCCTGGGTTCCAACTGGCGGGGCCGAATTTTGCGATCCACCGATGCAGTGACTTGGGACGAAGTCTTTCAGGCGGAACAGCACATCGAATCGGTAGCATTCGGCCTGCTCAAATCATGA
- a CDS encoding GyrI-like domain-containing protein, with protein sequence MKVMVIVKATKDSEAGVMPGEELLTAMGNYNEELVRAGVMLAGEGLHPSSKGARVRFAGKNRSVIDGPFAETKELIAGFWLWQVKSLEEAIEWVKRCPNPHYEDCELEIRQVFAAEDFGAEFTPALREQEAALRAKTLGLEMPRFEDGKELLIAGLNERYTFETRVNIPAQWGRFCEYLGKVPGQVGQMSYGVSWNCEPKAGFDYLAGVEVSDTSQLPAGFSYVKIAAQRYAVFVHLLHVSKLPETIDTIWRKWVPDCGLATGEDCIERYTAEFNPATGLGGMEIWIPLKS encoded by the coding sequence ATGAAAGTCATGGTCATTGTCAAAGCTACCAAGGATTCCGAAGCCGGAGTCATGCCCGGCGAGGAGTTGCTCACCGCGATGGGCAACTACAACGAGGAACTGGTGCGGGCCGGCGTGATGCTCGCCGGCGAGGGTTTGCACCCGAGTTCCAAGGGGGCCCGTGTCCGCTTTGCGGGGAAGAATCGCAGCGTGATCGATGGGCCGTTTGCCGAGACCAAAGAGCTGATCGCCGGCTTTTGGTTGTGGCAGGTGAAGTCGCTGGAGGAAGCTATCGAATGGGTCAAGCGCTGCCCCAATCCGCATTACGAAGACTGCGAACTCGAGATCCGGCAAGTCTTTGCCGCCGAAGATTTTGGCGCAGAGTTTACGCCCGCCCTGCGCGAGCAAGAAGCGGCGCTGCGGGCCAAGACGCTCGGCCTTGAAATGCCGCGGTTCGAAGATGGCAAGGAATTGCTCATCGCGGGATTAAACGAGCGGTATACGTTCGAGACCCGCGTCAACATTCCGGCGCAGTGGGGCCGGTTTTGTGAATATCTCGGCAAGGTGCCGGGACAAGTCGGACAGATGTCTTATGGCGTGAGTTGGAACTGCGAACCGAAGGCCGGATTCGATTATCTCGCGGGCGTCGAGGTGAGCGATACGTCGCAACTGCCGGCCGGCTTCAGCTATGTGAAGATCGCGGCGCAGCGTTATGCGGTGTTCGTGCATCTGCTGCACGTTTCGAAGTTGCCGGAAACCATCGACACGATCTGGCGCAAGTGGGTTCCCGACTGCGGCCTGGCAACCGGTGAGGATTGTATCGAGCGTTACACGGCAGAATTCAATCCAGCGACCGGTCTGGGTGGCATGGAGATCTGGATTCCGCTCAAGAGCTAA
- the solA gene encoding N-methyl-L-tryptophan oxidase: MKQHYDCIVLGTGGVGSAACWQLSQRGAAVLGLDRFPPGHDRGSSHGQTRIIRQAYFEHADYVPLLLRAYELWAELEQTVGQQLFEQVGLLQIGPDDGAVISGVLHAAALHQLPVETLSAAESNRRFPGFHVPEALTAVFEPRAGLLHVEACVRAHCLAAMTAGAELLSGVTVHGWDAKPGAVTVHTNQGDFHAARLIVTAGAWSPELLGCPQLSLRVLRKHLYWFAAPRPEHQASAGAPTFLYDLPHGCFYGLPSINADGLKCGEHSGGERVADPLSDPRLADERDQQRVTEFVRDFLPGVAPQFHSRSVCFYTMSPDEHFIVDRHPEHANVCFAAGLSGHGFKFTGVLGQVLADWTLSGATSLPVDFLSASRQALRSR; this comes from the coding sequence GTGAAGCAGCATTACGACTGCATTGTCTTAGGCACGGGCGGCGTAGGTAGCGCCGCCTGTTGGCAACTGAGTCAGCGGGGCGCCGCGGTCTTGGGATTGGATCGCTTTCCTCCAGGCCACGACCGCGGCAGCTCCCACGGCCAAACGCGGATCATTCGGCAGGCTTACTTTGAGCATGCCGACTACGTGCCACTGCTGCTCCGCGCCTACGAGTTGTGGGCCGAGTTGGAACAAACAGTCGGTCAGCAACTATTCGAGCAAGTGGGCCTGCTGCAAATCGGCCCTGACGACGGCGCGGTGATTTCGGGTGTGCTGCATGCAGCGGCGCTCCATCAGCTGCCCGTAGAAACGCTTTCTGCCGCTGAATCGAACCGGCGCTTCCCTGGCTTTCATGTTCCCGAAGCGTTGACCGCCGTCTTTGAACCGCGGGCCGGTCTGCTGCATGTGGAAGCCTGCGTGCGCGCCCATTGCCTGGCTGCCATGACCGCCGGCGCGGAGCTTCTCAGCGGCGTGACGGTTCATGGCTGGGATGCGAAACCGGGTGCAGTGACAGTGCATACCAACCAGGGCGACTTTCACGCGGCCAGGCTGATCGTTACCGCCGGCGCATGGTCGCCGGAGTTGCTCGGTTGTCCGCAGTTGTCGTTGCGTGTGCTGCGGAAACATCTCTATTGGTTCGCCGCGCCGCGGCCAGAGCATCAAGCCAGCGCCGGTGCACCGACCTTCCTCTACGATCTGCCGCACGGCTGCTTTTACGGCTTGCCCAGCATCAACGCAGATGGGTTGAAGTGCGGTGAGCACTCCGGCGGCGAACGAGTGGCCGATCCATTGTCGGATCCGCGTCTGGCCGATGAGCGCGATCAGCAGCGGGTGACCGAGTTTGTTCGCGACTTTCTGCCGGGAGTCGCGCCGCAATTTCACAGCCGCAGCGTGTGCTTCTACACGATGTCGCCCGATGAGCACTTCATCGTCGACCGCCATCCGGAGCATGCCAACGTTTGCTTCGCCGCCGGTCTCTCGGGCCATGGCTTTAAGTTCACGGGAGTCCTCGGCCAGGTCCTCGCCGATTGGACGCTCAGCGGCGCGACGTCGCTGCCAGTGGACTTTCTTTCGGCCAGTCGTCAGGCACTCCGCAGTCGCTGA
- a CDS encoding NupC/NupG family nucleoside CNT transporter codes for MDRLISFLGLAVMILLAWLMSNHKGKFPWRMVLFGVGLQFALAFITIKTIPGQLFFGAIGDFFTKLLEFTDKGSSFVFGASFKDHFFAFKVLPTIVFFSCLMTMLYYIGAMQWMVKVMAFVMQKTLGTSGAETLSASANIFLGQTEAPLVIKPYLATMTQSELNAVMVSGFAGVSGGVLAAFVSYGIDAGHLVTASVISAPASLLLAKVMLPETEKPATLGVDRIEPPPVGANLLEAAAIGASDGLKLALNVAAMLIAFLALIALLDWCVQMTGDGVAAVTGWQDAADWSMEKALGALFAPLAWVMGIEWSDSGKGGQLLGLKTFANEFLAYTQLGEWIAADKATLTEILKSAGKLAADADPETIKEALKHWMQVDRSAIDELVSQTRDHNWIFHSRETLTAVLQVAGELKDKADPTTVDAALKQWMAADQTALDELLRQAQHQGYQIHFTRMVQPRSVTILTYALCGFSNFSSIGIQIGGLGAMAPERQGDFARLGLKAMLCGALATCMTACVAGILI; via the coding sequence GTGGACAGGCTGATCAGCTTTCTCGGTCTTGCTGTGATGATCCTGCTGGCCTGGCTGATGAGCAACCACAAGGGGAAGTTCCCTTGGCGGATGGTGCTGTTTGGCGTCGGCCTGCAATTCGCGCTGGCTTTCATCACCATCAAGACCATTCCCGGCCAGTTGTTCTTCGGCGCGATCGGCGACTTCTTTACCAAGCTGCTGGAGTTCACCGACAAGGGAAGCTCGTTCGTCTTCGGCGCGAGTTTCAAGGACCACTTCTTCGCCTTCAAGGTGCTGCCGACGATCGTCTTCTTCTCCTGCCTCATGACGATGCTCTACTACATCGGCGCGATGCAGTGGATGGTCAAGGTCATGGCCTTCGTCATGCAAAAGACGCTGGGCACGAGCGGCGCCGAAACGCTGTCGGCCAGTGCGAACATTTTCCTGGGACAGACCGAAGCGCCGCTCGTCATCAAGCCCTACCTGGCAACCATGACGCAATCGGAACTCAACGCTGTGATGGTCAGCGGTTTCGCCGGAGTGAGCGGCGGAGTGCTCGCGGCGTTTGTCAGTTATGGCATTGATGCTGGGCACTTGGTAACTGCCTCGGTGATTTCTGCGCCGGCCAGTTTGCTGCTGGCGAAAGTCATGCTGCCGGAAACCGAAAAGCCCGCGACGCTCGGCGTCGATCGCATCGAACCGCCGCCGGTCGGCGCCAACTTGCTCGAAGCAGCCGCCATCGGCGCGAGTGATGGTTTGAAACTCGCCCTCAATGTCGCTGCGATGCTCATCGCCTTTCTCGCGCTCATCGCGCTGCTCGATTGGTGTGTGCAGATGACAGGCGATGGCGTGGCAGCCGTCACTGGCTGGCAGGACGCCGCCGATTGGTCGATGGAAAAAGCGCTCGGGGCTCTCTTCGCACCGCTGGCCTGGGTGATGGGCATCGAATGGAGCGACTCCGGCAAAGGTGGCCAGCTGCTGGGCTTGAAGACCTTTGCCAATGAGTTCTTGGCATACACGCAACTGGGAGAGTGGATTGCCGCCGACAAAGCCACGCTCACCGAGATTCTGAAATCGGCCGGCAAACTGGCAGCCGATGCTGATCCGGAGACCATCAAAGAAGCGTTGAAGCACTGGATGCAAGTCGACCGCAGCGCCATCGATGAACTCGTCTCCCAAACCCGCGATCACAATTGGATCTTTCATAGCCGCGAGACACTCACGGCCGTCCTGCAAGTCGCTGGCGAGTTGAAAGACAAAGCCGATCCCACGACCGTCGATGCCGCACTGAAGCAATGGATGGCAGCCGATCAGACGGCGCTCGACGAACTGCTGCGGCAAGCGCAACACCAAGGCTATCAAATCCATTTCACGCGGATGGTGCAACCGCGCAGCGTCACCATTCTCACCTACGCTCTCTGCGGTTTCTCGAACTTCAGTTCCATCGGCATTCAGATCGGCGGCCTCGGCGCGATGGCCCCGGAACGGCAAGGTGACTTTGCCCGCCTGGGTTTGAAAGCCATGCTCTGCGGCGCGCTCGCCACCTGCATGACCGCATGCGTGGCAGGGATCTTGATCTAA